DNA from Parageobacillus thermoglucosidasius:
TTCCCTTTATATCGATGTGTACTTCTTCCTCCAGCGCCTGGACATATCCGGGGCCATCTGTATTGTAGCCGATCAACCGCCCGTTTTCATTTACGATCGTATTGACAGCTCCGATGCGCCGAGCCGCTGGGTCGATGTCATCAAGCAACGGGATTACCGCCGTTTTATGAGGAATTGTCACATTTAGCCCTGAAATGCCAAGCGCCCTCACCCCGTTGATGGCATCTTTTAACTGCTTCGGTTCCACATGAAAAGCGTGATAGCGGGCAGCAATGTTCATATGTTGAAACGCATCATTATGCATTAGCGGCGATAACGAATGATGAACCGGACAGCCAAATAACGCGTATAACTTTTCCATTATCTCCTTCTCCCCCGTATCGTTTACACATACAAACTGAAAATTAGATCAATGATTTCCGGATTAAGATGTCAACACCTTTTGGCGCATACGCAACGACTTGCGCCCCCGGCTCGTTGCATGTTACCCAACCAAGGCCGGAAAACACGATATCGGTTTTTCTCTCTTTTATGGTGAACGTATGTGCCACCAATGGCGGGAATTGATCTATATAATGTTTGCTCGGTGGTGACAGAAGTTCGCCAAATTGCTTTGCGTATAACGCATCCGCCTTTTCCAGCTTCGTTCGATGAATCGGCAGTTCATTGGCGAAATAACATACAAAAGACCTCCGGCCTCCTTTTATATAATCAAGCCGGGCGAGACCTCCGAAAAACAACGTCTGCTGCTCATTCAGCTGATATACTTTCGGATGGATTTCCCGTTTTGGCGTAATGATTTTTAAATCTTTTTTATCGACAAAGTGTGCCATTTGATGATGATTAATAATTCCCGGCGTATCATAAAGCGCCGCACCGTCGTCCAGCGGGATTTCGATGATATCTAGCGTCGTTCCCGGAAAATAGGACGTTGTAATCACATTTCCTTTTCCCGTCGTTTCTTGGATAATGCGATTAATAAACGTGGATTTTCCGACATTTGTACAACCAACAACATAGACGTTTTTTCCAAGCCGATGCTTTTCGATCGCCTCCATGGCTTTCGCGATTCCGATTCCTTTGACAGCGCTCACTAAACAAATGTCGACCGGCTTTAGGCCGAGATCGTTTGCCATTTGCGCCATCCAATGGATAAGTTTTGGGTATTTAACTGATTTTGGAAGAAGATCTGCTTTATTGCCAACAAGCAAAATCGGGTTGTTCGCGACAAACCGATGCAATCCCGGAAGCCAGCTTCCATTGAAGTCAAAAATATCGACGATTTTGACGACAAGCGCTTCCGACTGGCCGATGCTGTGTAAAATTTTTAAAAAGTCATCGTCTGTCAGTTCCACATCTTGCACTTCATTATAATGCTTTAAACGAAAGCAGCGTTGGCAAATGACTTCTTCTTTTTCTAAAACGCTTTTCGGCGCATAGCCGGGTTTTGTTTCATCTTCCGATTGAATGATCGCTCCGCAGCCAATGCAACGAATTTGTTGTTCCACTATCATTCCTCCCAATAAATCATTCCTTTTTTCCGCATCATCTTTAAAATTTTCCGTTCCATCTTTCGATTCAAACGGGTCCAAAGCCCATCCGTTTGTGCGACCGGAACTACTAAAATGGTATTTAATCCTAATCGGTTTCCCCCAAACACATCTGTCAGCAATTGATCGCCGATCACAACCACTTCATCTTTGCTCAACTGCATCATTGACAACGCCTTTTGAAAAGCGCTTGTTAACGGCTTTCGCGCTTCAAAAATAAACGGAATGCCGAGCGGTTCCGCAAAAGATTGCACCCGTTTTTTATTATTATTGGATACGATCATTACCTTAATTCCCTCTTGTTTCATATTCTCAAGCCACTCGATCAGTTCCGGAGTGGCGCTTGAACGATCCCACTCGACAAGCGTATTATCTAAATCAGTGATGACCCCTTTAATTCCCTTTTCTTTTAGGGAGCGAGGAGTAATGTCCAGCACACGTTTGACAAATTGACTTGGCAAAAAATAATGGAGCACATTCATCACCTTACCTTTTCCGCGCACTGTCTCTGCATCCTTTTTCTTGCCTTTTATCATCATACATAATTTTCGGCAGTCTTTCAAAACAAACTTTACTATAAATTTTTTTCGACAAAAACCGTTATCGACAAAACTGTGGATAAGTTTTACCCACATTATTCACAAGCATGCATTCATAACTCTACAATCTTATAAACATTTTTTCCACATGTTATCCACTAGTAGCTGTGGATAACAGAACGGTTGTTCTATATCCCAAATCATGATACAGTTAAAGTAACTTACCATTATATGTATTGATTGCAAGTCCTATTCCATTGCTGAAGGAGGTTTTCAGCATGAAATATTTATCTGATGAATTATTGATCGAATCATATTACAAGGCAAAAGAATTAAAATTAAGCCCTGAATTCATTGAGTTGATCGAGCGAGAAATCCGCCGCCGTGCATTAGGGCATAAAATTAAGCTTTCCTCCTAATTCGGCCTCAGGGCTTTTTTTATTTTAAATAGCCGATTCGCTCCCCCACCTTCACTCCCATCGGTGCAACAATTCGTTCATCAATCTCAATGCTGTTTTTTTCAAACAATAAAACGACAGTGGAGCCAAAAGAAAAGTAAGCAATTTCTTGTCCTTTAATAAGATGTTTGCTCACATGGGTAAGCTCAATGCTGTTGACAAACATCGCCCCGATTTTCACAATCGCGATATGTTTTCCGTTTGCAATGACTTCTGTAATCGTCCGGTAGTTTTTCGATAACGGGCGTTTCCCGTATTTCAAGCCAAGGCGGTTGACTGGATACGATTTTTTTCCAAGCGTCCATTGTTTTTGCACGACTCCAGATATTGGGCTATGGATGCGATGATAATGGCTTGGGCTTAAATACAAAATCACGAACAATCCGTTTAAATATTTCTTTGCTTCCTCGACGCTGCCGAGCATCTCCGCAATCGAATACGTCTTGCCCTTCACGACGATTTCGCTGTTTTCGCGGATCATGCCAATGCCTTCGATAATCCCGTCAACAGGGCTTATCACGCTGTTTTGCGTCTGATCAATCGGCCTTGTCCCCTCTTTTAACTTGCGGATAAATAACTGTTGCAGCGTTTTATAATTTTTTAAGTTTTTCTCCATCTCTTCTTGATTAATACCATAAATTTTTGCATACGATGGAATAAGCAACGCGCTTAAGCGGGATTTCGCAAAAAGGGCAATCAATTTTGACGAAAGAGAATGATTCGTCAGTTCAATCATAAGACGGTACAACCATTTTAACAAATATGTTCCCTCCAGTTTATGTTGATCATGTTTTTTACCACTTTTCATATTATAAATAAAACGAGTATAATTATTGTAGTAGATTTTTGCTTTCCTCGTTTCATGGTAAAAAGGAGTGTGGAGAAGAATGTTTTTATCAGATTATTTAGATTACACGCTAAAAAAATTAAAGGCAAACACAGCAAATATTTTAACATTAACCAATTTATCACTTGGAAGTTTTTCTGTCTTAATGACGTTAAAAGAGCAGCTTCATGTCAGCCTGCTTCTTGTTTTTTTAGCAGCTTTAGTTGACCGCTTCGACGGGGCTGTCGCCCGAAAGTTAAACATTGAGTCAGAGCTTGGAAAACAATTGGACTCGATGAGCGACATCATCTCATTTGGGGTGGCTCCCGCACTGTTAATGTATCAAAGCTTATTGCATGAATTTGGCGCGCCGGGCGCGTTTTTCACGATTTTGTACATCGGCTGCGGAGCGTTTCGCCTTGCCCGCTTTAATATTACCGAAAACAACGGCTATTTTTCGGGGCTGCCAATAACAGCTGCGGGAGTATTATTAACGCTAAGTTATTTAACGATCCACTATTTCCCTCCGCAATTTTTTATTTTCCTTATGATCACATTGTCGTTTTTAATGGTCGGAACGTTTAAATTGAAAAAAATATAAAACATAGGAAGGTTGTCCTTTCCAAAAAAACAGTGATGGCGGATTGGGCAGCCTTTTTTATTTTCCAGTCATACCATTTTCTCTTTTCAATCTTTGCTATTAATTATATGATAAATGTGAACCGATTATAAAGCACTAATCATAATGTTCGAGATTTGACGGGGGGATTTCATTTGGACAAAACATCGATTATCGGAATCATTCTTGGCATTGTCGCTGTAGGTGTCGGCATGTATCTTAAAGGTGTCCATCCCAGCGTTTTGATCAACCCTGCAGCGATTTTAATCATTCTCGTTGGAACAATGGCTTCTGTCACCGTCGCTTTTCCTACTCGTGAAATAAAAAAAGTGCCGAAGCTGTTCGGCGTCCTTTTTAAAGAACAAAATATCCCAACCATCGAACAATTAATCCCAATGTTTGTCGACTGGGCAAATATAGCCCGGCGCGAAGGGTTGCTCGCGCTGGAGGCAAAATTGGACGAAATTGACGATCCATTTTTGCGGAACGGCTTAAGCATGGCCATTGACGGGCAAACGCAAGATTTTATCCGCGATGTCATGACAGAAGAAATCGAAGCGATGGAAGAGCGTCATGAAGCGAACGCAGCCATTTTTTCGCAAGCAGGTACATACGCGCCAACGCTTGGCGTGCTTGGCGCGGTTATCGGGCTTATTGCCGCATTAAGCAACATGGACAACATCAGCGAAATCGGTAAAGCCATTAGCGCTGCATTTGTCGCAACGCTATTAGGGATTTTCACCGGGTATGTGTTATGGCATCCGTTTGCCAACAAATTAAGACGCAAATCAAAAGAAGAAGCAAAAATACGGCAAGTTATGATTGAAGGAGTCCTTTCCATTTTAGAAGGACAAGCACCGCGGACGATTGAACAAAAACTTGCTTCCTATCTTCCTGCCACTGAACGAAAGAAAATTATAGAACAGGGAGAAAATGAAAATGAATAAGAAAAAAAAGCAAAAACATGGCGAGCACATTAACGAATCATGGCTGATTCCGTATTCCGATTTATTAACATTATTACTGGCGCTTTTCATCGTGTTATTTGCCAGCAGCCAAATTGACCAAAAAAAATTCGCGCAAATTGCTCAGTCATTTAATGCGGCATTCACCGGCGGAACAGGCGTTCTTGAATTTCAAGCACCCATTGAGCCAGAACCGCTCCCTTCGCAGCCAAAGCAGCAAAATGACCAGCAAAATGACAATAAAAAGAAAATAGACAAACAAGAAAAAGAAGAACTGCATGAAGTGCAAGAAAAAATCGATACGTATATTGTGAATGAACGTTTAAACGGGAAACTGAAAACATCTTTAACAGAAGAAGGATTAGCAATAACGATATTGAATGATATTTTGTTTGATTCAGGAAGCGCCGAAGTGCGGCCACAAGATCGCCAGCTGGCAAAAGAAATTTCCCAGATGCTTGTCATGAATCCTCCGCGCAATATTATTATTAGCGGGCATACCGATAATGTGCCGATTCACAATGCGCAATTCTCCTCCAATTGGGAGCTGAGCGTCATGCGTGCTGTAAATTTTATGAAGTTGTTATTAGAAAATCCTAAGCTCGATCCGCGGTTGTTTAGCGCGAAAGGATACGGAGAATTTAAACCAGTGGCATCCAATGACACTCCTGAGGGAAGAATGAAAAACCGGCGCGTCGAAATTTTAATTTTGCCAAATTCCCAAGCTTCCCAGCAGTAATGGACAATTCGTAGATGTGTTCTCCCTATTGATGAAAACGGCTGGCAAGCATCTGCCAGCCGTTTTCTTGCTAAAGTTTGAAAGAAAATTTAATGACTCCTGCCTTTATCATTGCTTCCAGCAAAATGACAAGCGCCGGACCAATAAACAGCCCGATAAACCCTAACAACTGAAATCCTAAATAAACACTCACTAACGCAGCCAAAGGGGAAATGCCTAAATTGGTTGAGAAAACTTTCGGCTCAATAATGCGGCGCACTACCGTAATAATCAAAAACAACACAATCAGACCGGCCCCGAGGCCGCTATTGCCATTTGCGATACTGATTATTCCCAATGGCACTAACACCGAGCCAGTTCCTAAAATTGGCAAAATATCCACAACAACAATCAGCAGTGCCATCATAACCGCATAATCCACTTTCAACAACAACAGACCGGCCAAAGCAAGGAAAAAAGTGATGAGGCTTAACAAAAATTGCGCTTTAATAAATCCGATACCAGCTTTGCTCAATTGTGCCACAATCATCGCTAACCGCTGATGTGTGCGTTCAGACAAATATTTTTTTATCCTCTTTTTTAACTTTGGCAAATCTAAACTTATTAAAAACAGCGCTACTAAATAGACTAAAAAATGAATAAGAAAACCGGGAATAGACGTAATAAAATGAACAATCGACTGCGTCAAATTTGTCGCAAATTCCAACAGCAAACGCTGTATCGTTTCGACACTGTTTTCCAACGAAGAAATAATCTCTTTCGGAATCGAGCTTGAATACGATTCCCATGTTTGAATAAACTTATTAAAAACTGCTGTTGCTTCGCTCAAAAAATGCGGCAGTTTTTGCGAGAATGTCATAATTTGCTGCACAAGTATAACAATAAGAAAATAAAACGCAAAGCCAACGATAATAAGAAATAGCGAAAAAACCGCCGTTACTGCATGCACCCGTTTCAGACGATAATGAGTTTGCAAATGCTGCACAGCTGGTTCTAATAATAATGCTGTCGCTAATGCAAAGACAAGCGGCAAGCTATACGGCAGCAAAAACAAACCTATGGCAATCACGAAGGCAATAATAATGAACTTTTTCACTATCGTACCCCATTCAATTTGATCTTACTTGGCAACTTCTATACTATACATAAAATATAACGAATGGAGAAAAAGCAATCAATAGCTTTAAAACCTTCCTGTTATTTGGAAAACGAGAACAATCATCCCGAGAAGCCACACATATACTGCAAATCCTTTTAATGAACGGCGCTTTAAATAATTAATCATCCAGCGCACAGCAATATAGCCAAATAGCGCCGAAGAAACCGTCCCGATCACAAGCGCGCTTGCAGAAATATTTTCTACTTTCCCTTCCAATAAATCCATTGATTGTAAAACAACTCCTCCCGCAATTGCCGGGATGGACAGCAAAAAGGAAAAATACGCAGCTGTTTCACGATCCAGTTTACGCCACAATCCTCCGACAATCGTAAGCCCCGAACGTGAAATCGCCGGAAAAATGGCCGCCGCCTGAAATGTCCCGATCACCAACGCATCGGTATATGTTATGTCATCCATTCGTTTATATCCATGCTTTACACCGTCAGCTATCCAAAGAAATAAGCCGGTAATCAAAAATTCCCATCCAATAGTTGCTCCTGTCTTAGAAATTTCTTCAAAGTAGTCTTTGCATAACAAGCCGACAACAACGGCCGGAATCGTCCCTATCACTAACAAAAACGTCAGCTTGCTGAACGGCTTGCGCATCATATAGAACAATTCCTCTTTGTACACGACAAACACGGCTAACAGGGTGCCGATATGAAGCATAGTATCAAGAAATAACCCCGCCTCATCAAGCCCAAACAAATGCCTCCCTAAATATAAATGACCTGTGCTGCTGATTGGCAAAAACTCTGTAAGCCCTTGTATCACCCCTAAAATAAACGCTTCTATTTTTGTCATCGTTTCTCTCCCCCAATTTTTCCCTTAAAATAAAAAATTATGTCCGCTTTCGGCGATAAATTTGAAATGCAATATAAATAACAGTAGCCACAATCGCAATCGCGATCACCGGCCGCAAATAAGGCCGGGCAATCTCATCAATTTCTTGCCAATGGCTTCCTAGCCGTTCCCCTAAAAAAATAAAGAAAATCGACCATGGAATAACCGCACATGTTGTATAAAAGGTAAATTTTTTCCATGACATTTTTGCGATACCGGCCGGAATGGAAATGGCATGGCGCACAACCGGAATAAAGCGGGCAGTAAAAATGACGCCTGGTCCATATTTTTCAAACCAATGCTCCGATAAATCAAGATGCTTCTTTTTAATCAATAAATATTTTCCATATTTATCAAGAAACGGTCTCCCTCCGTAATATCCCATCCAATATAGAAAAAGCTGGGCTATCGTTCCGCCAATGGTTCCAGCTATAACCGCTCCAACAAATGATATTTCTCCGCGTGATACTAAATACCCGGCGTATGCTAGCACAATTTCACTTGGAATCACCTCAATCATTAATGCCAAGGCAATGCCGATATAACCTAAATCTACCAAAAAAGCAAAAATGTTTTGTACAAATTCGTGCATGG
Protein-coding regions in this window:
- a CDS encoding sporulation histidine kinase inhibitor Sda, which gives rise to MKYLSDELLIESYYKAKELKLSPEFIELIEREIRRRALGHKIKLSS
- a CDS encoding phosphatidylserine decarboxylase, which produces MLKWLYRLMIELTNHSLSSKLIALFAKSRLSALLIPSYAKIYGINQEEMEKNLKNYKTLQQLFIRKLKEGTRPIDQTQNSVISPVDGIIEGIGMIRENSEIVVKGKTYSIAEMLGSVEEAKKYLNGLFVILYLSPSHYHRIHSPISGVVQKQWTLGKKSYPVNRLGLKYGKRPLSKNYRTITEVIANGKHIAIVKIGAMFVNSIELTHVSKHLIKGQEIAYFSFGSTVVLLFEKNSIEIDERIVAPMGVKVGERIGYLK
- a CDS encoding undecaprenyl-diphosphate phosphatase; translation: MTKIEAFILGVIQGLTEFLPISSTGHLYLGRHLFGLDEAGLFLDTMLHIGTLLAVFVVYKEELFYMMRKPFSKLTFLLVIGTIPAVVVGLLCKDYFEEISKTGATIGWEFLITGLFLWIADGVKHGYKRMDDITYTDALVIGTFQAAAIFPAISRSGLTIVGGLWRKLDRETAAYFSFLLSIPAIAGGVVLQSMDLLEGKVENISASALVIGTVSSALFGYIAVRWMINYLKRRSLKGFAVYVWLLGMIVLVFQITGRF
- the motB gene encoding flagellar motor protein MotB — translated: MNKKKKQKHGEHINESWLIPYSDLLTLLLALFIVLFASSQIDQKKFAQIAQSFNAAFTGGTGVLEFQAPIEPEPLPSQPKQQNDQQNDNKKKIDKQEKEELHEVQEKIDTYIVNERLNGKLKTSLTEEGLAITILNDILFDSGSAEVRPQDRQLAKEISQMLVMNPPRNIIISGHTDNVPIHNAQFSSNWELSVMRAVNFMKLLLENPKLDPRLFSAKGYGEFKPVASNDTPEGRMKNRRVEILILPNSQASQQ
- the motA gene encoding flagellar motor stator protein MotA; translated protein: MDKTSIIGIILGIVAVGVGMYLKGVHPSVLINPAAILIILVGTMASVTVAFPTREIKKVPKLFGVLFKEQNIPTIEQLIPMFVDWANIARREGLLALEAKLDEIDDPFLRNGLSMAIDGQTQDFIRDVMTEEIEAMEERHEANAAIFSQAGTYAPTLGVLGAVIGLIAALSNMDNISEIGKAISAAFVATLLGIFTGYVLWHPFANKLRRKSKEEAKIRQVMIEGVLSILEGQAPRTIEQKLASYLPATERKKIIEQGENENE
- a CDS encoding YqeG family HAD IIIA-type phosphatase; this encodes MLHYFLPSQFVKRVLDITPRSLKEKGIKGVITDLDNTLVEWDRSSATPELIEWLENMKQEGIKVMIVSNNNKKRVQSFAEPLGIPFIFEARKPLTSAFQKALSMMQLSKDEVVVIGDQLLTDVFGGNRLGLNTILVVPVAQTDGLWTRLNRKMERKILKMMRKKGMIYWEE
- a CDS encoding DedA family protein translates to MHEFVQNIFAFLVDLGYIGIALALMIEVIPSEIVLAYAGYLVSRGEISFVGAVIAGTIGGTIAQLFLYWMGYYGGRPFLDKYGKYLLIKKKHLDLSEHWFEKYGPGVIFTARFIPVVRHAISIPAGIAKMSWKKFTFYTTCAVIPWSIFFIFLGERLGSHWQEIDEIARPYLRPVIAIAIVATVIYIAFQIYRRKRT
- the yqeH gene encoding ribosome biogenesis GTPase YqeH → MIVEQQIRCIGCGAIIQSEDETKPGYAPKSVLEKEEVICQRCFRLKHYNEVQDVELTDDDFLKILHSIGQSEALVVKIVDIFDFNGSWLPGLHRFVANNPILLVGNKADLLPKSVKYPKLIHWMAQMANDLGLKPVDICLVSAVKGIGIAKAMEAIEKHRLGKNVYVVGCTNVGKSTFINRIIQETTGKGNVITTSYFPGTTLDIIEIPLDDGAALYDTPGIINHHQMAHFVDKKDLKIITPKREIHPKVYQLNEQQTLFFGGLARLDYIKGGRRSFVCYFANELPIHRTKLEKADALYAKQFGELLSPPSKHYIDQFPPLVAHTFTIKERKTDIVFSGLGWVTCNEPGAQVVAYAPKGVDILIRKSLI
- the pssA gene encoding CDP-diacylglycerol--serine O-phosphatidyltransferase, which translates into the protein MFLSDYLDYTLKKLKANTANILTLTNLSLGSFSVLMTLKEQLHVSLLLVFLAALVDRFDGAVARKLNIESELGKQLDSMSDIISFGVAPALLMYQSLLHEFGAPGAFFTILYIGCGAFRLARFNITENNGYFSGLPITAAGVLLTLSYLTIHYFPPQFFIFLMITLSFLMVGTFKLKKI
- the ytvI gene encoding sporulation integral membrane protein YtvI — its product is MKKFIIIAFVIAIGLFLLPYSLPLVFALATALLLEPAVQHLQTHYRLKRVHAVTAVFSLFLIIVGFAFYFLIVILVQQIMTFSQKLPHFLSEATAVFNKFIQTWESYSSSIPKEIISSLENSVETIQRLLLEFATNLTQSIVHFITSIPGFLIHFLVYLVALFLISLDLPKLKKRIKKYLSERTHQRLAMIVAQLSKAGIGFIKAQFLLSLITFFLALAGLLLLKVDYAVMMALLIVVVDILPILGTGSVLVPLGIISIANGNSGLGAGLIVLFLIITVVRRIIEPKVFSTNLGISPLAALVSVYLGFQLLGFIGLFIGPALVILLEAMIKAGVIKFSFKL